The Salmonella enterica subsp. houtenae serovar Houten genome has a segment encoding these proteins:
- the allS_1 gene encoding LysR family transcriptional regulator codes for MAKERALTLEALRVMDAIDRRGSFAAAADELGRVPSALSYTMQKLEEELDVVLFDRSGHRTKFTNVGRMLLERGRVLLEAADKLTTDAEALARGWETHLTLVTEALVPTPAFFPLIDRLAAKANTQLSLITEVLAGAWERLEQGRADIVIAPDMHFRSSSEINSRKLYTLMNVYVAAPDHPIHQEPEPLSEVTRVKYRGVAVADTARERPVLTVQLLDKQPRLTVSTIEDKRQALLAGLGVATMPYSMVEQDIAEGRLRVVSPESTSEIDIIMAWRRDSMGEAKAWCLREIPKLFAGK; via the coding sequence ATGGCTAAAGAGAGAGCGCTGACGCTTGAAGCATTGCGTGTGATGGACGCCATTGACCGTCGGGGCAGTTTTGCCGCAGCGGCAGATGAGTTGGGACGGGTGCCCTCCGCGCTGAGTTACACCATGCAGAAGCTGGAAGAAGAGTTGGACGTTGTACTGTTCGATCGCTCCGGCCATCGTACAAAATTCACCAACGTCGGTCGTATGCTGCTGGAACGCGGGCGGGTATTACTGGAAGCGGCAGACAAGTTAACGACGGATGCCGAAGCGTTGGCTCGCGGTTGGGAAACGCATCTGACGCTGGTCACTGAAGCTCTGGTACCGACGCCCGCTTTTTTTCCGCTGATCGACCGGCTGGCCGCCAAAGCCAATACGCAGCTTTCATTGATTACCGAAGTACTGGCTGGCGCATGGGAACGGCTTGAGCAGGGGCGGGCGGATATTGTCATCGCCCCGGATATGCACTTTCGATCGTCGTCGGAAATTAACTCCCGTAAGTTGTATACGCTAATGAATGTGTATGTCGCCGCGCCTGACCACCCAATTCATCAGGAGCCGGAGCCGCTTTCGGAAGTAACGCGGGTTAAATACCGCGGCGTAGCGGTAGCGGATACCGCGCGCGAGCGGCCGGTATTAACGGTGCAACTGCTGGATAAACAGCCACGTCTGACGGTAAGCACGATTGAAGATAAGCGTCAGGCGCTGCTGGCCGGGCTTGGCGTCGCGACCATGCCATATTCGATGGTGGAACAGGATATTGCCGAAGGACGGCTACGCGTGGTCAGCCCGGAATCGACCAGCGAAATCGATATTATTATGGCCTGGCGGCGCGACAGTATGGGCGAGGCAAAAGCCTGGTGCCTGCGGGAAATACCTAAGCTATTCGCCGGAAAATAA
- the yhaO gene encoding membrane protein, producing MESASNTSVILDASAPACRAGMTESEWREAIKFDSTDTGWVIMSIGMAIGAGIVFLPVQVGLMGLWVFLLSSIIGYPAMYLFQRLFINTLAESPECKDYPSVISGYLGKNWGILLGALYFVMLVIWMFVYSTAITNDSASYLHTFGVTEGLLSDSPFYGLVLICILVAISSRGEKLLFKISTGMVLTKLLVVAALGVSMVGMWHLYNIGALPPMALLIKNAIITLPFTLTSILFIQTLSPMVISYRSREKSIEVARHKALRAMNIAFGVLFVTVFFYAVSFTLAMGHDEAVKAYEQNISALAIAAQFISGDGAGWVKVVSVILNIFAVMTAFFGVYLGFREATQGIVMNILRRKMPAEKIKENLVQRGIMLFAILLAWSAIVLNAPVLSFTSICSPIFGMVGCLIPAWLVYKVPALHKYKGASLYLIIITGLLLCVSPFLAFS from the coding sequence ATGGAATCGGCAAGTAATACTAGCGTAATCCTCGACGCATCAGCCCCGGCGTGTCGGGCAGGGATGACAGAAAGCGAATGGCGTGAAGCCATCAAATTTGACAGTACCGACACCGGTTGGGTCATTATGAGTATCGGGATGGCGATCGGCGCAGGGATCGTTTTCCTTCCTGTCCAGGTCGGTCTGATGGGACTTTGGGTCTTTCTACTCTCTTCTATTATTGGTTATCCGGCCATGTACCTGTTCCAGCGGTTATTTATTAATACGCTGGCGGAATCCCCGGAATGTAAAGACTACCCTAGCGTGATCAGCGGCTATCTGGGCAAAAACTGGGGGATTTTATTAGGTGCGCTGTACTTTGTGATGCTCGTCATCTGGATGTTCGTCTATTCTACGGCGATTACTAACGACAGCGCCTCTTATCTGCATACTTTCGGCGTAACGGAAGGATTACTTTCCGATAGCCCGTTTTATGGTCTGGTGCTGATCTGCATCCTGGTGGCGATTTCCTCGCGCGGTGAAAAATTACTGTTTAAAATTTCCACTGGGATGGTGCTGACCAAGCTACTGGTCGTTGCGGCACTGGGCGTATCTATGGTGGGTATGTGGCATCTGTATAACATTGGCGCGCTGCCGCCGATGGCCCTGCTGATTAAAAATGCCATTATTACCCTGCCATTTACGCTGACCTCGATTTTATTTATCCAGACGTTAAGCCCAATGGTGATCTCTTACCGTTCACGCGAAAAATCTATTGAGGTCGCACGTCATAAAGCGCTGCGCGCTATGAATATTGCGTTTGGCGTCCTGTTCGTTACCGTCTTTTTCTATGCGGTTTCCTTCACCCTGGCGATGGGGCATGACGAAGCGGTGAAAGCCTACGAGCAGAATATTTCCGCCCTGGCCATCGCCGCGCAATTTATTAGCGGCGATGGCGCTGGCTGGGTCAAAGTGGTCAGCGTGATTCTGAACATCTTTGCCGTAATGACCGCCTTCTTTGGCGTTTACTTAGGATTCCGCGAAGCGACGCAAGGCATTGTGATGAATATTCTGCGCCGCAAAATGCCCGCAGAGAAGATCAAGGAAAATCTGGTACAGCGCGGCATTATGCTTTTCGCTATTTTACTGGCCTGGAGCGCCATTGTGCTCAACGCACCGGTACTGAGCTTCACCTCTATTTGTAGCCCTATCTTCGGTATGGTGGGCTGTTTAATTCCGGCATGGTTGGTCTACAAGGTTCCCGCATTGCACAAATATAAAGGCGCCTCGTTGTACCTGATTATTATTACCGGTCTGCTGTTATGCGTTTCTCCGTTCCTGGCATTCTCTTGA
- the tdcD gene encoding propionate/acetate kinase, whose product MNEFPVVLVINCGSSSIKFSVLDVATCDVLMAGIADGINTENAFLSINGDRPINLAHPNYEDALKAIAFELEKRDLTDSVALIGHRIAHGGELFTQSVIITDEVIDNIRRVSPLAPLHNYANLSGIDAARHLFPGVRQVAVFDTSFHQTLAPEAYLYGLPWEYFSSLGVRRYGFHGTSHRYVSRRAYELLDLDEKNSGLIVAHLGNGASICAVRNGQSVDTSMGMTPLEGLMMGTRSGDVDFGAMAWIAKETGQTLSDLERVVNKESGLLGISGLSSDLRVLEKAWYEGHERARLAIKTFVHRIARHIAGHAASLHRLDTIIFTGGIGENSVLIRQLVIEHLGVLGLTLDVEMNKQPNSHGERIISTNPSQVICAVIPTNEEKMIALDAIHLGNVKAPVEFA is encoded by the coding sequence ATGAATGAATTTCCGGTCGTTCTGGTCATTAATTGCGGATCATCTTCTATTAAATTCTCTGTACTGGATGTCGCTACCTGTGATGTTTTAATGGCGGGAATAGCAGATGGAATTAATACTGAAAACGCCTTCTTATCTATTAATGGCGACAGGCCGATAAACCTCGCGCACCCTAATTATGAGGACGCGTTAAAAGCCATTGCCTTTGAGCTGGAAAAACGTGATTTAACGGATAGCGTGGCATTAATTGGCCACCGTATCGCGCACGGTGGGGAGCTATTTACGCAGTCCGTAATTATTACCGATGAGGTTATCGATAATATTCGTCGGGTATCGCCTTTAGCGCCGCTGCATAATTACGCGAATTTAAGCGGCATTGACGCGGCGCGGCACCTTTTCCCTGGCGTGCGTCAGGTGGCGGTATTTGATACCAGTTTCCACCAGACGCTGGCGCCGGAAGCCTATTTGTACGGATTGCCGTGGGAATATTTTTCCAGCCTGGGCGTGCGTCGCTACGGCTTTCACGGTACGTCGCATCGCTATGTTTCGCGGCGCGCGTATGAACTGCTTGACCTCGATGAAAAAAACTCGGGTCTGATTGTCGCACATCTGGGCAATGGGGCGTCTATCTGCGCGGTACGCAATGGTCAGAGCGTGGATACCTCAATGGGGATGACGCCGCTTGAGGGGCTGATGATGGGCACTCGCAGCGGCGACGTTGATTTCGGCGCGATGGCGTGGATAGCCAAAGAAACCGGGCAGACGTTGAGCGATCTGGAGCGAGTGGTGAATAAAGAGTCCGGTTTGCTCGGCATCTCCGGTTTGTCATCCGACCTTAGAGTCCTGGAAAAAGCCTGGTACGAAGGACATGAGCGCGCCCGGTTAGCGATAAAAACGTTTGTCCACCGTATTGCCCGTCATATTGCCGGACACGCGGCATCGTTACATCGGCTGGATACCATTATTTTTACCGGCGGTATTGGTGAAAATTCAGTATTAATTCGCCAGTTGGTGATTGAACATCTGGGCGTGCTGGGGCTTACGTTAGACGTTGAAATGAATAAACAGCCGAATTCTCACGGCGAGCGCATTATTTCCACTAACCCTTCTCAGGTTATTTGCGCTGTTATTCCCACAAATGAAGAGAAAATGATTGCCCTTGATGCCATTCATTTAGGCAACGTGAAAGCACCAGTGGAATTTGCATAA
- the yhaH gene encoding Inner membrane protein YhaH: MDWYLNVLKNYLGFGGRARRKEYWMFILVNIIFTFVLGLLDAMLGWQRAGGEGVLTTLYGVLIFLPWWAVQFRRLHDTDRSAWWLLLLLIPIIGWLIIIAFNCQNGTPGDNRFGPDPKRFS; encoded by the coding sequence ATGGATTGGTATTTAAACGTTTTAAAAAATTATCTGGGATTTGGCGGCCGCGCGCGACGCAAAGAGTACTGGATGTTTATTCTGGTCAATATCATCTTTACCTTTGTGTTGGGCCTGCTGGACGCCATGCTCGGCTGGCAACGCGCCGGAGGTGAAGGCGTTCTGACCACCCTTTACGGCGTTCTGATCTTTTTACCGTGGTGGGCCGTGCAGTTCCGTCGTCTGCATGATACTGACCGCTCCGCATGGTGGCTACTGTTGCTACTTATCCCCATTATCGGCTGGCTTATTATCATCGCGTTCAACTGCCAGAATGGTACGCCGGGCGACAACCGCTTCGGCCCCGATCCGAAACGTTTTTCCTGA
- a CDS encoding Glutathione S- transferase omega: MGQLIDGVWHDTWYDTKSSGGKFQRSASAFRNWLTADGAPGPSGEGGFAAEKDRYHLYVSLACPWAHRTLIFRKLKGLEPFIPVSVVNPLMLENGWTFDDNFPAATGDTLYQHEFLYQLYLHADPHYSGRVTVPVLWDKKNHTIVSNESAEIIRMFNSAFDGLGAKAGDYYPPALQSKIDELNGWIYDNVNNGVYKAGFATSQQAYDEAVEKVFTALARLEQILGQHRYLTGDQLTEADIRLWTTLVRFDPVYVTHFKCDKYRISDYLNLYGFLRDIYQIPGIAETVNVDHIRHHYFRSHKSINPTGIISIGPWQDLLEPHGRDVRFG, encoded by the coding sequence ATGGGACAACTGATCGATGGCGTCTGGCACGACACCTGGTATGACACCAAATCTTCCGGGGGGAAATTTCAGCGTTCAGCGTCGGCTTTCCGCAACTGGCTTACCGCTGACGGCGCGCCCGGACCTTCCGGCGAAGGCGGATTCGCCGCCGAAAAAGATCGTTACCATCTGTACGTTTCCCTTGCCTGCCCCTGGGCGCATCGCACGCTCATTTTCCGTAAACTGAAAGGGCTGGAGCCGTTTATTCCGGTTTCCGTCGTGAATCCATTGATGCTGGAAAACGGCTGGACGTTTGATGATAATTTTCCGGCGGCCACCGGCGATACACTCTATCAGCATGAATTTCTCTACCAGTTGTATCTGCACGCCGATCCGCACTACAGCGGCCGCGTCACCGTGCCGGTGTTATGGGATAAAAAGAACCATACTATCGTCAGCAACGAGTCCGCCGAAATCATTCGTATGTTTAACTCTGCCTTCGATGGGCTGGGCGCCAAAGCTGGAGATTACTATCCACCTGCTCTGCAAAGCAAAATTGACGAGTTAAACGGCTGGATTTATGACAACGTTAATAACGGCGTTTATAAAGCAGGCTTCGCCACCAGCCAGCAAGCGTATGATGAAGCGGTAGAAAAGGTATTTACTGCTCTGGCGCGCCTGGAGCAGATTCTCGGACAGCACCGCTATCTGACGGGCGACCAATTGACCGAGGCGGATATCCGCTTATGGACGACCTTAGTACGCTTTGATCCGGTTTACGTGACTCATTTCAAATGCGACAAATACCGAATCAGCGACTACCTGAATCTGTATGGCTTCCTGCGCGATATCTATCAAATACCGGGCATTGCTGAGACCGTTAATGTTGACCATATTCGTCACCACTATTTCCGTAGCCATAAATCGATTAACCCCACAGGTATCATTTCTATCGGACCGTGGCAGGATCTGCTCGAACCTCACGGGCGCGACGTGCGCTTTGGCTAA
- the tdcG gene encoding L-serine dehydratase — protein MISAFDIFKIGIGPSSSHTVGPMNAGKCFIDRLTDSGDLPRTTRITVDLYGSLSLTGKGHATDTAIMMGLAGNTPQDVNIDSIPAFIQEVARSSRLSVAGGAHVVDFPVADSILFHAETLARHENGMCITAWNGQTPLLHKTYYSIGGGFIIEEERFGQSHDVEKSVPYDFHSASELLTLCERQGLSVSGLMMQNELALRSKEQIDAGFARIWQVMAAGIERGMNTEGVLPGPLNVPRRAVALRRLLVSSDNLSRDPMNVIDWINMFALAVSEENAAGGRVVTAPTNGACGIIPAVLAYYDKFRRPVNANSIARYLLATGAIGALYKMNASISGAEVGCQGEVGVACSMAAAGLTELLGGSPAQVCIAAEIAMEHNLGLTCDPVAGQVQIPCIERNAINAVKAVNAARMALRRTFEPRVSLDKVIETMYETGKDMNDKYRETSRGGLAIKVVCR, from the coding sequence ATGATTAGCGCGTTTGATATTTTTAAGATCGGCATTGGACCTTCAAGCTCCCATACCGTAGGGCCAATGAATGCAGGTAAATGTTTTATCGATCGGCTGACCGACAGCGGCGACCTGCCGCGAACAACGCGCATCACGGTTGATCTTTACGGATCGCTGTCGCTGACTGGCAAAGGCCATGCGACCGATACCGCCATCATGATGGGCCTGGCAGGCAATACGCCGCAGGATGTCAATATTGATAGCATTCCGGCGTTTATCCAGGAGGTTGCCCGCAGCAGCCGTTTATCGGTTGCGGGTGGCGCACATGTGGTGGATTTTCCCGTTGCCGACAGTATTCTCTTTCACGCTGAAACCCTGGCACGCCATGAAAACGGTATGTGTATTACCGCCTGGAACGGACAAACGCCGCTTTTACACAAAACGTATTACTCTATCGGCGGCGGCTTTATTATCGAAGAGGAACGTTTTGGCCAGTCGCACGACGTAGAAAAATCGGTGCCTTATGATTTTCATTCCGCCAGCGAACTGTTGACGCTGTGTGAAAGACAGGGTCTCTCGGTTTCCGGCCTGATGATGCAAAATGAACTGGCGTTGCGTAGCAAAGAGCAGATTGACGCTGGCTTTGCCCGCATCTGGCAGGTGATGGCGGCCGGGATTGAGCGTGGCATGAATACTGAGGGCGTGCTGCCGGGGCCGCTGAACGTTCCACGCCGCGCGGTAGCGTTACGGCGTCTGCTGGTCTCCAGCGATAATCTCTCCCGCGATCCGATGAACGTCATCGACTGGATTAACATGTTCGCCCTGGCCGTGAGTGAAGAGAACGCGGCGGGCGGGCGAGTGGTCACCGCGCCGACCAACGGCGCGTGCGGGATTATTCCCGCGGTGTTGGCCTATTACGACAAATTCCGTCGTCCGGTCAATGCCAATTCTATCGCCCGTTATCTGCTGGCGACGGGGGCGATTGGCGCGCTGTACAAGATGAACGCCTCGATATCCGGCGCGGAAGTGGGGTGTCAGGGCGAGGTTGGCGTCGCGTGTTCGATGGCGGCGGCGGGGCTGACAGAACTGCTGGGCGGCAGCCCGGCGCAGGTCTGTATTGCGGCGGAAATTGCGATGGAGCATAACCTTGGCCTCACCTGTGATCCGGTGGCGGGTCAGGTACAAATCCCTTGTATTGAGCGTAATGCGATTAACGCCGTTAAAGCGGTAAATGCGGCGCGAATGGCGCTACGCCGTACCTTTGAACCGCGGGTTTCGCTCGATAAAGTGATCGAAACCATGTATGAAACCGGTAAAGACATGAACGACAAATATCGCGAGACGTCGCGCGGCGGCCTGGCGATTAAAGTCGTTTGTAGATAG
- the tdcE gene encoding formate acetyltransferase has translation MKVNIDTSDMLYAEAWRDFKGTDWKEEINVRDFIQHNYTPYEGDESFLADATPATTALWEKVMAGIRIENATHAPVDFDTNIATTITAHDAGYIEKELEKIVGLQTDKPLKRALHPFGGVNMIKSSFHAYGREMDADFEYTFTDLRKTHNQGVFDVYSPDMLRCRKSGVLTGLPDGYGRGRIIGDYRRVALYGIRYLVRERELQFADLQSNLEWGQNLEATIRLREELAEHRRALLQMQEMAAKYGYDISRPARNAQEAVQWLYFAYLAAVKSQNGGAMSLGRTASFLDIYIERDFNAGLLTEQQAQELIDHFIMKIRMVRFLRTPEFDSLFSGDPIWATEVIGGMGLDGRTLVTKNAFRYLHTLHTMGPAPEPNLTILWSEALPVAFKKYAAQVSIVTSSLQYENDDLMRTDFNSDDYAIACCVSPMVIGKQMQFFGARANLAKTLLYAINGGVDEKLKIQVGPKTAPLMDEVLDYDTVMESLDHFMDWLAVQYISALNIIHYMHDKYSYEASLMALHDRDVYRTMACGIAGLSVAADSLSAIRYAQVKPIRDENGLAIDFAIEGEYPQYGNNDERVDSIACDLVKRFMQKISVLPTYRNAVPTQSILTITSNVVYGQKTGNTPDGRRAGTPFAPGANPMHGRDRKGAVASLTSVAKLPFTYAKDGISYTFSIVPAALGKEDAVRKTNLVGLLDGYFHHEAQVEGGQHLNVNVMNRDMLLDAIEHPENYPNLTIRVSGYAVRFNALTREQQQDVISRTFTQAM, from the coding sequence ATGAAGGTAAATATCGATACCAGCGATATGCTGTATGCCGAAGCATGGCGCGATTTTAAAGGTACGGACTGGAAAGAAGAAATTAATGTCCGTGATTTTATTCAGCATAACTATACGCCTTATGAGGGGGATGAATCTTTTCTCGCCGATGCGACGCCAGCGACCACGGCGTTGTGGGAAAAGGTCATGGCGGGAATACGTATCGAGAACGCGACCCATGCGCCGGTGGATTTCGATACCAACATCGCGACGACAATTACCGCGCACGATGCGGGATATATTGAAAAAGAGCTGGAAAAAATCGTCGGTTTACAAACGGATAAGCCGCTTAAACGCGCTTTGCATCCGTTTGGTGGCGTTAATATGATCAAAAGTTCATTCCATGCCTATGGCCGCGAAATGGACGCCGATTTTGAATATACCTTTACCGACCTGCGGAAAACCCATAATCAGGGCGTATTCGATGTTTACTCGCCGGATATGCTGCGCTGCCGTAAATCCGGCGTATTAACCGGTTTGCCGGATGGTTATGGTCGGGGGCGCATTATTGGCGATTATCGCCGCGTCGCGCTGTATGGCATCCGTTATCTGGTGCGCGAACGCGAGCTGCAATTCGCCGACCTGCAGTCGAATCTGGAGTGGGGACAGAATCTTGAGGCGACGATTCGCCTGCGTGAGGAGCTGGCGGAGCACCGTCGCGCGCTGCTGCAAATGCAGGAGATGGCGGCGAAATACGGCTACGATATCTCCCGCCCGGCGCGAAACGCGCAGGAAGCGGTACAGTGGCTCTACTTCGCCTATCTGGCAGCGGTAAAATCGCAAAATGGCGGGGCCATGTCGCTAGGTCGAACCGCATCGTTCCTTGATATCTACATTGAGCGCGATTTCAACGCGGGCCTTCTGACAGAGCAGCAGGCGCAGGAACTGATCGACCATTTCATCATGAAGATCCGCATGGTGCGCTTTCTGCGCACGCCGGAATTTGATTCGCTCTTTTCCGGCGATCCGATCTGGGCCACCGAAGTTATTGGCGGGATGGGGCTTGATGGCCGCACGCTGGTGACGAAGAACGCCTTCCGTTATCTGCATACCCTGCACACGATGGGGCCAGCGCCGGAACCGAACCTGACCATACTGTGGTCTGAAGCGCTGCCGGTGGCATTCAAAAAATATGCTGCGCAGGTCTCCATCGTGACCTCATCTTTGCAGTATGAAAACGACGATTTAATGCGTACCGACTTTAACAGTGACGATTACGCCATCGCGTGTTGCGTCAGCCCGATGGTCATCGGTAAGCAGATGCAGTTCTTCGGCGCGCGCGCCAACCTTGCCAAAACGTTACTGTACGCTATCAATGGCGGCGTTGACGAGAAACTAAAAATCCAGGTGGGGCCGAAAACCGCGCCGTTAATGGATGAGGTGCTGGATTACGACACGGTAATGGAGAGCCTCGACCACTTTATGGATTGGCTGGCGGTGCAGTACATCAGCGCGCTGAACATTATTCACTACATGCACGATAAGTACAGCTATGAAGCCTCGCTGATGGCGCTGCACGACCGCGATGTGTATCGGACGATGGCGTGCGGCATCGCCGGACTGTCGGTGGCGGCGGACTCCCTGTCCGCCATCAGATACGCTCAGGTGAAGCCGATTCGCGACGAAAACGGCCTTGCCATCGACTTCGCTATTGAAGGCGAGTATCCGCAGTACGGTAATAACGATGAGCGCGTGGACAGCATCGCCTGCGACCTGGTGAAACGTTTTATGCAAAAAATTAGCGTGTTGCCGACCTATCGCAATGCGGTGCCGACGCAGTCCATTTTGACCATCACCTCGAACGTCGTGTACGGGCAGAAAACCGGCAATACGCCGGATGGACGCCGCGCCGGAACGCCGTTCGCGCCGGGGGCGAACCCGATGCACGGTCGTGACCGTAAAGGGGCGGTGGCCTCGCTGACGTCGGTGGCGAAACTGCCGTTTACCTACGCCAAAGACGGTATTTCGTACACTTTCTCGATTGTGCCTGCGGCGCTCGGGAAAGAAGATGCGGTGCGGAAAACCAATCTGGTCGGCCTGCTGGACGGCTATTTTCATCATGAAGCGCAGGTGGAAGGCGGGCAGCATCTGAACGTCAATGTAATGAACCGTGACATGTTGCTGGATGCGATTGAGCATCCAGAAAACTATCCGAACCTGACAATCCGCGTTTCCGGCTATGCCGTACGCTTCAATGCGCTGACTCGTGAGCAGCAACAGGACGTTATTTCGCGCACTTTTACTCAGGCGATGTAA
- the yhaK gene encoding Pirin-like protein YhaK: MITTRTAKQCGQADYGWLQARYTFSFGHYFDPTLLGYASLRVLNQEVLAPDASFQPRTYPRVDILNLILDGEAEYRDSDGNYVQAKAGEALLLAAQPGISYSEHNLSKLKPLTRMQLWLDACPERENALVQKIPLSAAQQQLLASPDGEQNSLQLRQQVWVHHITLEKGESLNFQLHGPRAYLQSIHGTFHAVTHNEEREALTCGDGAFIRDEPNITLVADTPLRALLVDLPV; encoded by the coding sequence ATGATTACGACCCGAACCGCCAAACAATGTGGGCAGGCAGATTATGGATGGCTACAGGCCCGCTATACCTTCTCCTTTGGACACTACTTCGACCCTACACTGCTGGGCTACGCTTCGTTGCGCGTACTGAACCAGGAAGTACTGGCGCCGGATGCCTCTTTTCAGCCTCGAACTTACCCCAGGGTGGATATTTTAAACCTGATTCTGGACGGCGAAGCGGAATACCGCGACAGCGACGGCAACTATGTACAGGCTAAAGCGGGCGAAGCGTTACTGCTCGCCGCGCAGCCGGGCATTAGCTACAGCGAACATAATCTCAGCAAACTTAAGCCGTTAACCCGAATGCAACTGTGGCTTGACGCCTGTCCTGAACGGGAAAACGCGCTGGTACAAAAAATCCCACTCTCGGCGGCGCAACAACAGCTTCTTGCGTCACCCGACGGTGAGCAAAACAGCTTACAACTGCGCCAACAGGTCTGGGTACATCATATTACGCTGGAGAAAGGCGAATCGCTTAATTTTCAGCTTCACGGGCCGCGCGCCTATTTGCAGTCGATTCACGGTACGTTTCACGCGGTGACGCACAATGAAGAACGAGAGGCGTTAACCTGCGGAGATGGCGCATTTATTCGTGATGAACCTAACATTACGCTGGTTGCCGATACGCCGCTGCGCGCATTACTGGTAGATTTACCGGTGTAG
- a CDS encoding Inner membrane protein codes for MFESKINPLWQSFILAVQEEVKPALGCTEPISLALAAAAAAAELDGTVERIDAWVSPNLMKNGMGVTVPGTGMVGLPIAAALGALGGDAKAGLEVLKDASAKAVADAKAMLAAGHVAVMLQEPCHDILFSRAKVYRGDSWACVTIVGDHTNIVRIETNKGVVFTQADNAQGEEKTSPLEVLSHTSLEEILAFVNAVPFDAIRFILDAARLNGALSQEGLRGSWGLHIGSTLAKQCDRGLLAKDLSTAILIRTSAASDARMGGATLPAMSNSGSGNQGITATLPVMVVAEHVGADDERLARALMLSHLSAIYIHHQLPRLSALCAATTAAMGAAAGMAWLIDGRYDTIAMAISSMIGDVSGMICDGASNSCAMKVSTSASAAWKAVLMALDDTAVTGNEGIVAHNVEQSISNLCSLACRSMQQTDKQIIEIMASKAH; via the coding sequence ATGTTTGAATCTAAAATAAATCCATTGTGGCAAAGTTTTATCCTGGCCGTACAGGAAGAAGTAAAACCGGCGCTGGGGTGTACTGAGCCAATTTCACTGGCGCTGGCGGCAGCGGCGGCGGCGGCTGAACTTGACGGTACAGTTGAACGCATTGACGCGTGGGTTTCGCCCAATCTGATGAAAAATGGTATGGGCGTTACCGTTCCTGGAACGGGAATGGTAGGGCTACCGATCGCCGCGGCGCTTGGCGCGTTGGGCGGTGATGCGAAAGCCGGGTTGGAGGTGTTAAAAGACGCTTCCGCTAAAGCGGTTGCCGATGCAAAAGCGATGCTGGCCGCCGGACATGTCGCGGTGATGTTGCAAGAGCCGTGTCACGATATTCTGTTTTCACGGGCGAAAGTTTATCGCGGCGATAGCTGGGCTTGTGTCACGATCGTCGGCGATCATACAAACATCGTACGGATAGAAACCAACAAGGGCGTAGTGTTTACCCAGGCTGATAATGCGCAGGGAGAAGAGAAAACCTCGCCACTGGAAGTGCTGTCTCATACCTCGCTGGAAGAGATTCTGGCGTTTGTGAATGCGGTGCCCTTTGACGCTATCCGCTTTATTCTGGATGCAGCCAGGCTAAACGGCGCGTTGTCACAGGAGGGGCTGCGTGGTTCCTGGGGGCTGCATATCGGTTCGACGCTGGCCAAACAGTGCGATCGCGGCCTGCTGGCGAAAGATCTCTCTACGGCGATTTTGATCCGTACCAGCGCGGCGTCAGATGCGCGAATGGGCGGCGCAACGTTGCCCGCGATGAGCAACTCCGGTTCCGGCAATCAGGGGATTACCGCCACGTTGCCGGTCATGGTGGTTGCTGAACATGTCGGCGCCGATGATGAGCGTCTGGCGCGCGCGCTGATGTTATCGCATTTGAGCGCTATCTATATTCACCATCAGCTTCCGCGTTTGTCGGCGCTGTGTGCGGCAACCACGGCGGCGATGGGCGCGGCGGCGGGCATGGCGTGGCTGATAGATGGTCGTTATGACACTATCGCAATGGCTATCAGCAGTATGATTGGCGATGTCAGTGGGATGATTTGCGATGGCGCGTCGAATAGCTGCGCGATGAAGGTCTCTACCAGCGCGTCGGCGGCGTGGAAAGCGGTGTTGATGGCGTTGGACGATACGGCGGTGACCGGAAACGAAGGGATTGTGGCACACAATGTCGAACAATCTATTTCGAATTTGTGTTCGCTGGCGTGTCGCTCAATGCAGCAGACAGACAAGCAGATCATTGAGATTATGGCCAGTAAAGCGCATTAA